One segment of Heteronotia binoei isolate CCM8104 ecotype False Entrance Well chromosome 18, APGP_CSIRO_Hbin_v1, whole genome shotgun sequence DNA contains the following:
- the LOC132587402 gene encoding urotensin-2-like: MEKLGWSCFFLVSLSGPLWALPVASSREIAYWISAASEDPGLNLKALNGRKQSSLRQTLPKLLVAQVDSQPSKSGLGPNSFTSRESTKEVLLGNLPRNALLNRLLGKDRKRGSLSECFWKYCV; encoded by the exons ATGGAGAAGCTGGGATGGAGCTGTTTCTTTCTGGTCAGCCTGTCTGGGCCTCTTTGGGCGCTCCCGGTGGCCAGCTCCCGGGAGATCGCCTACTGGATCTCAG CAGCCAGTGAAGATCCAGGATTAAATCTGAAGGCATTGAATGGCAGGAAACAGAGCTCCCTTCGACAGACTCTGCCAAAGTTACTCGTAGCACAGGTGGACAGTCAACCCAGCAAATCTG GTTTAGGACCCAACAGTTTCACCTCAAGGGAAAGTACCAAAGAG GTTCTCCTTGGAAACCTCCCCAGGAACGCTTTGCTGAATCGCTTACTAGGCAAGGACAGGAAACGGGGCAGTCTCTCGGAATGCTTCTGGAAATACTGTGTGTAA